TCATGTCGATCCACAGCAACCCATTGCTGTTCTGCCCGCTGGCCTTGAGAAACCGGTTCCGCTTTTTTGCGCCGTCCAGGTTTCCAATATAACGCTCCGGGTTCCTGACAAACAAGATCAGCCGTCTGTCTTTCCCATTTAAAGCCAACTCCCGAAAGCCCGTAATGTCCGCCCACAACACCCGCCCAAATCCGTCAAACATCTTTTCAAAAACCTCTATCCCCCCATGATCCACGGCGACAACAGGCGTCTTCCGGTTATATTCCCTTATATAGGCGACGACCGATACAGCCATGGTAATGGCACATACCGGCATAATGACCACCTTCCAGTCATCCGGAAAGAAGTATATTCCCAACAAAAAGCATGCAACAAAGAAGAGAAATCCTAATGTGTACAGAAAAATCTTCTTAACGGTATTTTTCTTATTAATGTAAATATTCAGGGGCGTTTCCATAAGGTGTTCTT
This region of Dinghuibacter silviterrae genomic DNA includes:
- a CDS encoding STM3941 family protein, which codes for METPLNIYINKKNTVKKIFLYTLGFLFFVACFLLGIYFFPDDWKVVIMPVCAITMAVSVVAYIREYNRKTPVVAVDHGGIEVFEKMFDGFGRVLWADITGFRELALNGKDRRLILFVRNPERYIGNLDGAKKRNRFLKASGQNSNGLLWIDMSRIAYDHGAFKKMLGDHIKK